From Pseudomonas sp. B21-028, one genomic window encodes:
- a CDS encoding TetR/AcrR family transcriptional regulator: protein MSSTGEKSSVPRRRLSRQDRQRQLLDVAWRLVREEGSDALTLARLADQGGVTKPIVYDHFVSRSGLLAALYQDFDVRQTGLMDAALAASEPTLQGRAQVIASSYVECVLQQGREIPGVIAALTSSPELENIKREYEAIFLGKCRTVLEPFAGAGTITQASLRAMLGAAEALSNAAATGEVSADEAKEELFVSIVAMVQRAARTP from the coding sequence ATGTCAAGCACTGGTGAAAAATCGTCTGTACCTCGTCGTCGCTTATCCCGGCAGGACCGGCAACGACAGCTGCTGGACGTCGCCTGGCGGCTGGTGCGGGAGGAGGGCAGTGACGCGCTGACCCTGGCCCGACTCGCGGACCAGGGTGGGGTGACCAAACCCATCGTCTATGACCACTTCGTCAGTCGATCCGGGCTGCTGGCGGCGCTTTACCAGGATTTCGATGTCCGCCAGACAGGGCTCATGGACGCGGCCCTTGCAGCGAGCGAACCGACGCTGCAAGGCCGGGCCCAGGTGATCGCCTCTTCCTATGTCGAATGCGTGTTGCAGCAGGGGCGGGAAATTCCCGGCGTGATAGCTGCGCTGACCAGCTCACCAGAGCTGGAAAACATCAAGCGGGAATATGAAGCGATATTTCTCGGCAAATGCCGGACCGTCCTCGAGCCGTTCGCGGGTGCGGGAACGATCACCCAGGCGAGCCTGCGAGCGATGCTGGGGGCAGCAGAGGCGCTGTCCAACGCGGCCGCCACCGGTGAGGTCAGTGCTGACGAAGCGAAGGAAGAGCTTTTTGTGAGTATCGTCGCGATGGTGCAGAGAGCCGCCCGCACTCCTTAA
- a CDS encoding NAD(P)H-dependent oxidoreductase: MHALIVVAHHDPRSLTHSLAEKIGQGLTHADPSHTFEIADLAAEGFDPRFSFADHAVHRREASPPPDVLAEQARIERADTLVLVYPIYWWSMPALLKGWIDRVFSNGWAFDFSLDKPFIQKLQHLRVHLVAVGGADADSFLRHGYGKAMTTQIDHGIFDYCGAQVLSSHRLLDSEILDPQLHLQAAVSIGQRLFTTVDKTLPLHTPAAPA; the protein is encoded by the coding sequence ATGCACGCACTCATCGTTGTCGCTCATCACGACCCACGTTCCCTGACCCATAGCCTTGCCGAAAAAATAGGCCAAGGCCTGACCCATGCCGATCCCAGCCATACCTTCGAGATAGCCGATCTGGCCGCCGAAGGCTTCGACCCGCGCTTCAGTTTCGCCGACCACGCAGTCCATCGCCGCGAAGCTTCGCCACCGCCAGACGTACTGGCCGAGCAGGCGCGAATCGAGCGTGCCGATACGCTGGTACTGGTCTATCCCATTTATTGGTGGTCGATGCCAGCGTTGCTCAAGGGCTGGATCGACCGAGTCTTTTCCAACGGCTGGGCATTCGATTTCAGCCTCGACAAGCCGTTCATCCAGAAATTGCAGCACCTGCGCGTCCATCTGGTGGCGGTCGGCGGGGCCGATGCCGACTCCTTCCTGCGTCATGGCTATGGCAAAGCGATGACCACGCAAATCGATCATGGCATTTTTGATTATTGTGGCGCCCAGGTACTGAGCTCGCACCGTTTGCTCGACTCGGAGATCCTCGATCCGCAACTGCACTTGCAAGCCGCCGTCAGTATTGGCCAGCGGTTGTTCACAACAGTGGACAAGACGCTACCGCTCCACACGCCTGCCGCCCCGGCGTGA
- a CDS encoding murein L,D-transpeptidase codes for MFKKPVCYLSLLLLASPLVATAGDVPFGDPLPVQATLARLSVACPALAAGVDFPAMLSLQAFYQQNAGQEVWSDDERLMALRVQLQQLADDGLDPARYSLPADDTSLSPDCVDIAISQRYLQALYELRFGYLPQDRLEPVWRASPLPQDRQAMILAIAGPGLNKLAAAFDQARPSLDLYRNLRVLYAQQRQQPLSEWQAVPTGALLQPDKQDARVPALARRLFSEGYLSAPPAEGDEHYSPSLVEAMKSFQLRHSLQADGVVGPWTVNELNVSPAMRREQLRINLERMRWLAQDLEPDSVLVNVAAAQLTVYQGGAPVWQTRTQVGRAERETPLLKSRVTRLTLNPTWTIPPTILKEDKLPEIRRDPEFLSRQNLRIIDRDGLPLLAENIDWDHPGDLMLRQDAGPKNPLGKLVIRFPNPFSVYLHDTPSQALFSKGPRAFSSGCVRIEQVMHLRDLLVTPAERLRTETLLADGQTYEFRLARPMPILLGYWTVQADNQGQAMYIPDVYGRDVKLSAAHGRTL; via the coding sequence TTGTTCAAAAAGCCCGTATGTTACTTGAGCCTTTTATTGCTCGCTTCGCCATTGGTCGCGACGGCCGGTGACGTTCCGTTTGGCGATCCACTACCTGTACAGGCCACGCTGGCCCGGTTATCGGTGGCTTGCCCGGCGCTGGCGGCGGGTGTCGACTTTCCGGCGATGCTGAGCTTGCAGGCGTTCTACCAGCAAAACGCCGGCCAGGAAGTCTGGTCGGACGACGAACGGTTGATGGCCTTGCGGGTCCAGTTGCAGCAACTGGCCGATGACGGACTGGACCCGGCCCGCTACAGCCTGCCGGCCGACGACACGTCCCTGAGTCCGGACTGTGTCGATATCGCCATCAGCCAGCGCTACTTGCAGGCCTTGTACGAACTGCGTTTCGGCTACTTGCCCCAGGACCGCCTGGAGCCGGTGTGGAGGGCCAGTCCGCTGCCCCAGGACCGCCAGGCGATGATCCTGGCCATTGCCGGGCCGGGTTTGAACAAACTGGCCGCAGCCTTTGACCAAGCCCGTCCGAGCCTGGACCTTTACCGCAACCTGCGTGTGCTCTATGCCCAGCAGCGCCAACAGCCTTTGTCCGAATGGCAAGCGGTGCCCACCGGTGCCCTGTTGCAACCGGACAAGCAGGACGCGCGGGTACCGGCCCTGGCGCGACGGCTGTTCAGCGAAGGCTACCTGAGTGCGCCGCCGGCCGAGGGCGACGAACATTACAGCCCCAGCCTGGTGGAGGCGATGAAGAGTTTCCAGCTGCGGCATTCCCTGCAGGCCGACGGGGTGGTGGGCCCGTGGACCGTCAACGAGCTGAACGTCAGCCCGGCCATGCGCCGCGAGCAGTTGCGGATCAATCTGGAGCGCATGCGCTGGCTGGCCCAGGACTTGGAGCCCGACAGCGTGCTGGTCAACGTCGCGGCGGCCCAGCTGACGGTGTACCAGGGCGGCGCACCGGTCTGGCAAACCCGCACCCAGGTGGGCCGGGCGGAGCGGGAGACGCCGTTGCTCAAATCCCGGGTGACGAGGCTGACCCTCAATCCCACCTGGACCATCCCCCCGACCATCCTCAAGGAAGACAAGCTCCCGGAGATCCGCCGCGATCCTGAGTTCCTCAGTCGCCAGAACCTGAGGATCATCGATCGCGATGGCCTGCCACTGTTGGCCGAGAATATCGACTGGGATCATCCGGGCGATCTGATGCTGCGCCAGGATGCCGGGCCGAAGAATCCGCTGGGCAAACTGGTGATCCGCTTTCCCAACCCGTTTTCCGTGTACCTGCACGACACGCCCAGCCAGGCGCTGTTCAGCAAAGGACCGAGGGCGTTCAGTTCGGGATGCGTACGGATCGAGCAAGTGATGCACCTGCGGGACCTGCTGGTGACCCCGGCCGAACGCCTGCGCACCGAGACCCTGCTGGCCGACGGACAGACCTATGAGTTCAGGCTGGCCAGGCCGATGCCGATTCTGTTGGGGTACTGGACGGTGCAAGCGGACAACCAGGGTCAGGCGATGTATATCCCGGATGTCTATGGACGGGATGTAAAGCTGTCCGCTGCCCACGGTCGAACACTCTGA
- a CDS encoding murein L,D-transpeptidase catalytic domain family protein: MAALGAVCAPALAEQANSQTLYNSLAHAAPELNPLALKSALSAMQCAVANGARRARHLAVIDYSQPSTARRLWIFDLQKKKLVLRDLVAHGQKSGENFATQFSNRLGSYQSSLGLFRTQESYQGTHGYSLRMDGLEPGFNDQARDRAIVIHAADYVNPLWSLRQGRIGRSQGCPAVRPQVARQVIDKLKGGQFMFSWYPDPGWLKRSAYLNCQPQQVASILATSGG; this comes from the coding sequence ATGGCAGCACTGGGCGCGGTATGCGCTCCGGCGCTGGCTGAGCAGGCGAATTCTCAAACGCTTTACAACAGCCTCGCCCACGCCGCGCCGGAACTCAATCCCCTGGCGCTCAAAAGTGCCTTGAGCGCCATGCAATGCGCGGTTGCCAACGGCGCTCGCCGGGCCCGGCACCTGGCAGTGATCGACTACTCGCAACCGTCCACGGCCCGGCGCCTGTGGATCTTCGACCTGCAGAAAAAGAAGCTGGTGCTGCGCGACCTGGTGGCCCACGGGCAGAAATCCGGGGAAAATTTCGCCACGCAATTTTCCAATCGCCTGGGCAGCTACCAGTCCAGCCTGGGGCTGTTCCGCACCCAGGAAAGCTATCAGGGCACCCATGGTTATTCGCTGCGCATGGATGGCCTGGAACCGGGCTTCAATGACCAGGCCCGTGATCGGGCCATCGTGATCCATGCCGCCGACTACGTGAACCCGTTATGGAGCCTGCGCCAGGGCCGTATCGGCCGCAGCCAGGGTTGCCCTGCGGTGCGCCCCCAGGTGGCGCGCCAGGTAATCGACAAGCTCAAGGGCGGGCAATTCATGTTTTCCTGGTACCCGGACCCGGGCTGGCTGAAGCGTTCGGCCTATCTCAACTGCCAGCCGCAGCAGGTGGCGAGCATTCTGGCGACCAGTGGGGGCTGA
- a CDS encoding class I SAM-dependent methyltransferase: protein MNPEALQTLQTHLLTALASVPEETRRLFHGRGRCWPGLEQITVDWLQGVLLVSLFKEPAPAQLDDLLSTLLAITAAPAWRHSKAHTLAVQHRYLPQNLTQWLVGEPIDEWTLTEGGLRYRIDLGKKQNNGLFLDMRYGRDWVRANAAGKRVLNLFAYTCGFSVAAIAGGARHVVNLDMSRAALSRGRDNHRLNGHDLGQVSFLGHDLFKSWGKVINSGPYDLVIIDPPTFQKGSFLLTKDYQRVLRRLPELLAVDGTVLACSNDPATGPDFLIDGVTREAPGLAFSERLANPPEFPDIDSQCGLKALVFKAVAPATRR from the coding sequence ATGAACCCTGAAGCCCTTCAAACCCTGCAGACCCACTTACTGACCGCCCTGGCGTCCGTGCCGGAAGAAACCCGTCGCCTGTTCCACGGCCGCGGGCGCTGCTGGCCGGGGCTGGAACAGATCACCGTCGACTGGCTCCAGGGTGTGCTGCTGGTGTCCTTGTTCAAGGAACCTGCGCCCGCGCAGTTGGACGACCTGCTGTCGACGCTGCTAGCCATCACTGCCGCGCCGGCCTGGCGACACAGCAAGGCCCATACCCTAGCGGTGCAACACCGTTATCTGCCGCAAAACCTGACCCAATGGCTGGTGGGCGAGCCCATCGATGAATGGACCCTGACCGAAGGCGGTCTGCGGTACCGGATCGACTTGGGCAAAAAGCAGAACAACGGCCTGTTCCTCGACATGCGCTACGGTCGTGACTGGGTCCGAGCCAACGCCGCCGGCAAGCGTGTGCTTAACCTGTTCGCCTACACCTGCGGTTTCTCGGTGGCGGCGATCGCCGGTGGTGCCCGGCATGTGGTGAATCTGGACATGTCCCGCGCGGCCCTGAGCCGGGGCCGCGACAACCATCGTTTGAACGGCCATGACCTGGGCCAGGTGAGTTTTCTCGGCCATGACCTGTTCAAATCCTGGGGCAAGGTGATCAACAGTGGACCGTATGACCTGGTGATCATCGATCCGCCGACCTTCCAGAAAGGCAGTTTCCTGCTGACCAAGGATTACCAGCGGGTACTGCGTCGGCTGCCGGAACTGCTGGCCGTCGACGGTACCGTCCTGGCCTGCAGCAATGACCCGGCCACCGGCCCGGACTTTCTCATCGATGGCGTCACCCGCGAAGCCCCCGGGTTGGCCTTCAGCGAACGCCTGGCCAACCCGCCGGAGTTTCCCGACATCGACAGTCAATGTGGCCTGAAGGCCCTGGTCTTCAAAGCGGTAGCACCGGCCACCAGGCGTTGA